The genomic window GCCGATAGAGGTGCCAGGTCGCATGCCCGAGCAGGGGCAGGATAACCACCATGCCAACCAGCAGTGACGCGAGGCTGACCGCCATCATGAAGGCGATGAAGATCGCCCAGCTCAGCATGGTCTTGCGATTGGCGATCACGCAGCGGATCGAGGTGATCATGCCGGTGATGAAATCCACGTCCCGATGCAGCAGCATGGGGAAGGAAATGGCTGTGATCGAAAAGACTGCCAGACCCAGTCCTGCCCCGACCAGATTGCCGACAACAAGGAACAGCGCGCCTTCGGGCGTCGTTACCACTGTGCTGATCAGGGTGGAGAGATTGAGCGCGCCGAGCCCGAAAAAGATCACATAGAGAAAGATCGCAATGTCGATCCAGATAATGAAGGCAAAGCCCGTGACCAGCGCCATCCAACGCAGTTCCTTGGTTTCCCTGCTGAAAATGGTGCCCAGAATGGCGCCGGCGGAAAGCTCGAGATCATATTCCCGTCTGCGGCTGATCTCATAAAGGCCAGCGGCAATGAAGGGCGCGATGAGAGCAAAGCCGGACGCCAGAGGATAGACCAGATAGGGCAGCTGATAGGCCGTGAGCAGCCACAACAGAAACCAGCCCGCCAGCGCATAGAAGGCGCCGAAGAACAGACTGTAAGGCGCGCTGCTGCGAAGATCCCGCATGCCGGCGCTCAAGGCATCGGTTAGATCATCGGTGGTCAGATCCCTGATTTTGGGCTCTCGTGCGGCTGCGTTCGTGCGCACCGCTGGCGAGCCGCCAAGTGGCCCTTCGTGTGCAATATCGGTCATAGAGTCCTCCTTCGGGGCCCTCCAGCAGCTCCCGGTCCGGAAGCCGCATCCCCGATTGTTGGCAATGATGCAACAACTCCATCCTACCTAGAAATACGTGCGACACAACGTCGCAATTAGATTGACGCGATAAATTTTGTGCACCCGTCCCCTCAAAGGGAAGAACAAGAGCGAGATATGTGTGTGATGAGGAGGAATTTGCGGGACGCTGGAACGGGTGCGTGAGGTGTTCAACGCCTTAAAGCTCGAGCCACAAAAGCGGCTCAGGCGTATGTTGCCAAGTGTGCAAATCGTCAGGGGCGAGGTCAGACGTGCTGACCGCCATTGATGTGGATTTCGGATCCCGAGACGTAGGAACTGGCGTCAGAGCACAGATAAAAGATCGTGTCCGCCACTTCCGACGGTTTGCCGAGACGACGCAAAGGAATGCCCTCAACGATTTTCTCGGTTCCGGGCGACAGGATCGAGGTATCGATCTCACCCGGAGCAATGGCATTGACGCGGATGTTGTGCGGGCCGAAATCGGCGGCCATCTCGCGGGTCAGCGAGGCAAGCGCGGCCTTCGATGTCGCATAGGCGGTGCCCGCAAAGGGATGAACGCGCATGCCTGCGATCGAGGTGACATTGACGACGGAGCCCTCCGCCGCCTTCAATTCCTCGAAAAGACCCCGCGCCAGCATGATCGGCGCAAAGAAATTGACCTGAAAGACCTGTCGCCAGACATTCATCGGCGTCTTCAGACTGTCGAGTCGTGTGCCTTCTTCATTCTTCGGGCTGATGGCGGCATTGTTGACCAGAGCGTTGAGCTGCCCACCTTCCGCTTTAAGGCGATTGCGGATTTCGCCTACTGCCATGCCCAGACTGTCCGGGTCGGCAAGGTCAATCTGAATATGGTCCGCTTCCCCCATCGGCCAGGGGCATTTATCGGAGAAGGGATGCCGTGAACAACTGATCACACGCCAGCCTTCCTGCGAAAAACGCTTCACGGTGGCATGTCCGATGCCTCGGCTTGCGCCAGTCAGCACAAGGGTCTTTCGCTCGCTGTTTTGCATGATCAAATCCTTTCCCTTCAAAGATAAGGAGCAGAAACAGATTTGCCAATGCCGGATATACACCTTATATGCGCAAGGAGAGAAGTCTCTGGGGATTAAGAAGTATAGAGCTGAAAGATGATCATCTGTCACTGTAACAAGATTACGGATCAGGAAATCCTCGAGATTGCTGAACACCTCAAACGAGAAAAGCCGGACAGTCCGATCCGGTCCAACAATGTCTATCGTTGTCGTGGATGCCGCGCCAAATGCGGCTGTTGCCGACCTCTGATGGAAGCCCTGCTGCTTGAGAATGGTTATGACGTAACGGTTGCCCGGCGTGAGGAAATCGAACGCCTACAGATCCGTCACTTCCAAGGGTGTCCTCCCTTCGACCCCTGAGAACAGGTTACCGTTGCATCAAAACAAGATTGTATCTTGGATTGTGGCTCTGAAGGTGCAACACTTCAGAGCGGCTCTTGACCTCGGTGCGCTTTGGTACTATTTTAGAACTATTCTAAAAACTACACGGGCGGCGATGGTCGAACGAACAGAAGAAACGCGGATATACGTATTTCCTCTTTTCTTTCAAGTCGCTAGGATTGGGCCAGCCATTCCAGACCTAGAGTGAACATCAGCAAAAAGAGGACCGACATGAAGGGCAATGAGACTGTAATCGAATTTCTCAACAAGGGTTTGCGCAGCGAATTGACGGCTGTCAGCCAGTATTGGCTGCATTATCGTCTGCTGGATGATTGGGGCTACACCAAGATGGCGGCCAAGTGGCGCGAGGAATCCATCGAGGAAATGCAGCATGCCGATAAGTTCATTGAGCGCATTCTGTTTCTCGAAGGCCATCCGAACCTTCAGCATCTCGATCCCCTGATGATCGGTCAGAACATCAAGGAAATCCTTGAAAGCGATCTCAAGGGCGAAATCGGAGCCCGCACCCTCTACAAGGAAGGTCGCGACGCAGCGGAGAAAGTCGGCGACTACATCAGTAAGGCGCTGTTCGAGGAACTGATGGCGGACGAGGAAGGTCACATCGACTATCTCGAAACCCAGCTCAGCCTCTATGACGATCTCGGCAAGGAAAAATACAGCCAGCTTCAGGCCGGCCATGCAGGCGAAGGCGAATAATCCTCAGCTTGTTTTGCATCGACTTTACGATGACCATGCAATCGAATTTGGAACCCCGCATCAGCAATGGTGCGGGGTTTTTGCCTTTCAAGGCAAGGAGCCGTCTTTCCTGCTCGCGAAGGACTCAACCACTTGTGAATTGACCGTGTACGGACGGATTTGGAACAACTCAGCACAAAGATTTTTAATGGATCGCACGCCCTGGTGGATCCGGTGTCAGCTATGCTGGCCGGATCAGGTGCTGCCGCCCGATGCGATCTCACAAGGAGACTACCGATGTTCGCCCCATACTTCCCTCGTGATGACCACCCAGCCGTTGGCCTTCTTTTGCGTACTCGCGCCCTACTGTTGGGCGGAGCCTGTCTGGCCGCTGCCTCGCTTGGTCTTGCGCCATCGTTGCATGCTGCCGAGGTGGATCCGAGCGACTGGCCTGCGGTGCTGGCCGAAGCAAAGGGCCAGACGGTCTATTTTCATGCCTGGGGCGGTGGCGACCGGATCAATGCCTATATCGACTGGGCTGGTGCCGAGCTCAAGGACCGCTATGGCGTCACGGTCGAGCATGTGAAGGTCAGCGACACCGCCAACGTGGTCTCCCAGATTGTCGCCGAGAAAGCCGCGGGCCGCACCGAGGGTGGATCGGTTGATCTGGTCTGGATCAATGGCGAGAACTTTGCCTCCCTGAAGGCCAAGGGCATGCTCTTGCCCATGAGCTGGGCTCCGGATTTGCCCAATTACAAATATGCCGATATCAAGGGCAAGCCGACGCTCACCACCGACTTCACCGTGCCGACCGATGGCCTTGAAAGCCCTTGGGGCATGGCACAGCTTTCCTTCTATTACGACAGTGCCGTGACCTCCGAGGTCCCGAAATCGGCCGCCGAGCTTCTTGATTGGGCAAAAGCCCATCCGGGCCGCTTTGCCTATCCCAAGCCGCCCGATTTCCTTGGCTCCACCTTCCTCAAGCAGATCGCGCTGGAGCTAGCTCCGGATGCGTCCGTGCTCTCTCGCCCGGTCACCGACGCGGCCTATCAGCCAGTAGCCGAGAAGGTCTTTGCTTACCTCGATGAGCTTCACCCTCATCTCTGGCGCAAGGCCCAGACCTTCCCCGAGAATGTCTCGACGTTGAAAAACCTCCTTGCCGACAGCGAGATCGAAATCGCCTTCACCTTCAATCCCGGTGATGCCTCCTCGGCGATTGCCAACAACGAACTGCCGGAGAGCGTGCGATCCTTCACTTTTGATGGCGGGACAATTGGCAACAGTCATTTTGTCGCTATTCCCTTCAATGCCAACGCCAAGGCCGGAGCGATGGTGCTCGCCAACTTTCTGCTCTCGCCCGAAGCGCAGGCCCGTAAGCAAGACCCGGACGTCTGGGGCGATCCGACCGTGCTGGATCTGGCAAGCCTTAAGCCCGAAGACAAGGCGCTCTTCGATCAGCTGGATCTGGGCGTTGCGACCCTGAAGCCTGACGAACTTGGCGCGTCCCTGCCAGAGCCACACAGCTCCTGGATGGAGAAGCTGGAAGCAGACTGGACCCAGCGATACGGCGTGCAATAAATTGTCCTGACCCTTCCCGACCACTGGGCGGCACCCAATGGGCCGCCCAACTCCGGTGCTTTGAAAGAATGACCCTGCGTCCCTCCAATCTGGCAACCATTGCAGCACTCAGCCTGATGCTCGGCCCGATTCTGGCTGGCCTTGCTGGGTCACTCGCGCCCGCTTTCGGCTGGTTGCCCGCCCTTGGTGGCGACAGCCTGACGCTTGAGCCGATGCGCCAGCTTTTTGCCACGCCGGGCATAGGCCGCTCTGTCGCGCTCAGCCTTGCCTCAGGGTTGCTGACAACAATCCTTGCCCTTGCCGCGACGATTGGGTTGCTGGCGGCCTGGTCAGACACGCGTTTCTTTGGCTGGATGCAGCGCCTCATCTCGCCGCTCTTGTCGATCCCCCACGCAGCAACGGCCTTTGGCTTCGCCTTTCTTCTGGCGCCGTCTGGGTGGCTGGTGCGGGCCATCTCGCCGGAACTGACGGGCTGGACCCGCCCGCCTGACTGGCTCTTTCCGAATGACCCGTTCGGCCTTGCCATGATCGCCGGTCTGGCGATCAAGGAGTTGCCCTTCCTGCTGCTCGTCAGCCTCGCCGCCCTGCCGCAGACCGATCCGCGCCGCCATGCCGATGTGGCCCGGACGCTCGGCTATGGCCGTATGGCTGCGTGGATCTATGGCGTCTGGCCCCGACTCTATGCCCGCATCCGCCTGCCAATCTTTGCCGTCATTGCCTATGCCAGCTCCGTTGTCGATGTGGCGCTCATTCTCGGGCCGACCAACCCGCCGACCCTTGCCGTCCAGCTGATGCGCTGGATGAGCGACCCGGATCTCGACATGCGCTTTTTGGCCTCTGCCGGAGCCATGTTGCAGCTCATGGTCACGCTGTCGGCGCTGTTGCTCTGGTGGCTCGGTGAGCGGCTGGTCGCGCGCCTCTTCAATTGCGCCCATCGCACCGGGCGTCGCTGGCAGAGGGACGGATCGCTACGCCTCACTGTCGCCGCGATCAACATAATCGCCGCGTCGGTGATGATCTTCGGTCTGGCTGGGCTGGTGCTCTGGTCCTTTGCCGGTTTCTGGCGGTTCCCCGATGCTCTGCCGGTCGAGGTGGGTCTCGACACCTGGCGCAAGCAGATCCCGATGCTTGTCACGCCCCTGTTGCATTCGATCCTGATCGGTGGCGTTGCGACCCTGATCGCACTCTTTGTCACCATCGCCTGCCTTGAAACCGAGACCCGTGATGGCGCCAGCTTACGCGGGGGCAGAAACCGCTCATGGCTCGGTCTCATCTACCTGCCGCTCATCGTACCGCAGGTCGCCTTTCTCTTCGGGCTGCAATTGCTCTTTCTCGTCACCTCGGTGCACCATTCCTCAGGCGCTGTCATTCTGGGGCATCTGATTTTCGTCATGCCCTATGTGCTGCTTTCGTTAGGTGATCCGTGGCGCAATCTCGATCCGCGCTATGCCCAGCTTGCCGCCAGTCTGGGTCGGAGCCAGTGGACCGCATTTTGGCGGCTGCGCCTGCCGCTTCTTATGCGCCCGATCCTCACGGCGGCGGCGGTCGGCTTTGCTGTCTCCATCGGCCAGTATCTTCCCACTCTCATCATCGGCGGCGGACGGTGGGAGACCATCACCACCGAAGCAATCGCCCTCAGCGCTGGCGGCAATCGCCGCCTCATCGGTGTCTATGCCCTCATGCAGATGCTGCTGCCTTTCTTAGGATTTCTTGTCGCGACGCTGGTTCCTGCTATGCTCTATCGCCAGCGGCGCGATATGCAGGCAACTGGCCGCTAGGAGCCCTCATGATCAAACCGGATCTGAAACTCGTCCACCAACAAGACAGGGCCATCCCCTCCGACCCGCCGGTCGAGCGCGACCCCATGCGGCGTCTGGTGCTGGACGACATCCGCATCGGGCTTGATGGCAAAAGCCTGCTCGCTTTGTCCTGCACCATCGATCCCGGTGAGATTGTCACCATCATGGGGCCCTCAGGCTCGGGTAAGTCGACGCTGCTCGCCTATATCGGCGGGTTGCTGGCCCCGGACTTCACCGCCACGGGCCGCATATTGCTCCACGGTCACGATGTGAGCAGCTTGCGGGCCGAGGCGCGTCACATCGGCATCCTGTTTCAGGATCCCTTGCTCTTCCCGCACATGTCCGTTGGCGGCAATCTCGCCTTCGGCCTGTCTTTCTCGGTGAAGGGGCGCTCCGCCCGCAGGCAGAAGGTTTGCGAAGCGCTGAAGGACATCGATCTTGAGGGGTTTGAGGATCGCGATCCGGCCACCCTGTCCGGCGGACAGAAGGCCCGTGTGGCGCTCGCTCGTGTTCTTTTGTCAGAGCCTTGCGCCCTGCTGCTCGACGAACCT from uncultured Cohaesibacter sp. includes these protein-coding regions:
- a CDS encoding SDR family oxidoreductase gives rise to the protein MQNSERKTLVLTGASRGIGHATVKRFSQEGWRVISCSRHPFSDKCPWPMGEADHIQIDLADPDSLGMAVGEIRNRLKAEGGQLNALVNNAAISPKNEEGTRLDSLKTPMNVWRQVFQVNFFAPIMLARGLFEELKAAEGSVVNVTSIAGMRVHPFAGTAYATSKAALASLTREMAADFGPHNIRVNAIAPGEIDTSILSPGTEKIVEGIPLRRLGKPSEVADTIFYLCSDASSYVSGSEIHINGGQHV
- the bfr gene encoding bacterioferritin, with translation MKGNETVIEFLNKGLRSELTAVSQYWLHYRLLDDWGYTKMAAKWREESIEEMQHADKFIERILFLEGHPNLQHLDPLMIGQNIKEILESDLKGEIGARTLYKEGRDAAEKVGDYISKALFEELMADEEGHIDYLETQLSLYDDLGKEKYSQLQAGHAGEGE
- a CDS encoding DUF2189 domain-containing protein, encoding MTDIAHEGPLGGSPAVRTNAAAREPKIRDLTTDDLTDALSAGMRDLRSSAPYSLFFGAFYALAGWFLLWLLTAYQLPYLVYPLASGFALIAPFIAAGLYEISRRREYDLELSAGAILGTIFSRETKELRWMALVTGFAFIIWIDIAIFLYVIFFGLGALNLSTLISTVVTTPEGALFLVVGNLVGAGLGLAVFSITAISFPMLLHRDVDFITGMITSIRCVIANRKTMLSWAIFIAFMMAVSLASLLVGMVVILPLLGHATWHLYRRAIVFEEAAPESQTAA
- a CDS encoding ABC transporter substrate-binding protein, producing the protein MFAPYFPRDDHPAVGLLLRTRALLLGGACLAAASLGLAPSLHAAEVDPSDWPAVLAEAKGQTVYFHAWGGGDRINAYIDWAGAELKDRYGVTVEHVKVSDTANVVSQIVAEKAAGRTEGGSVDLVWINGENFASLKAKGMLLPMSWAPDLPNYKYADIKGKPTLTTDFTVPTDGLESPWGMAQLSFYYDSAVTSEVPKSAAELLDWAKAHPGRFAYPKPPDFLGSTFLKQIALELAPDASVLSRPVTDAAYQPVAEKVFAYLDELHPHLWRKAQTFPENVSTLKNLLADSEIEIAFTFNPGDASSAIANNELPESVRSFTFDGGTIGNSHFVAIPFNANAKAGAMVLANFLLSPEAQARKQDPDVWGDPTVLDLASLKPEDKALFDQLDLGVATLKPDELGASLPEPHSSWMEKLEADWTQRYGVQ
- a CDS encoding ATP-binding cassette domain-containing protein, which codes for MRRLVLDDIRIGLDGKSLLALSCTIDPGEIVTIMGPSGSGKSTLLAYIGGLLAPDFTATGRILLHGHDVSSLRAEARHIGILFQDPLLFPHMSVGGNLAFGLSFSVKGRSARRQKVCEALKDIDLEGFEDRDPATLSGGQKARVALARVLLSEPCALLLDEPFSKLDADLRGQMRQHVFDRARLRGLPTLLVTHDEEDARAAGGRIIRLDQMAL
- a CDS encoding ABC transporter permease subunit yields the protein MTLRPSNLATIAALSLMLGPILAGLAGSLAPAFGWLPALGGDSLTLEPMRQLFATPGIGRSVALSLASGLLTTILALAATIGLLAAWSDTRFFGWMQRLISPLLSIPHAATAFGFAFLLAPSGWLVRAISPELTGWTRPPDWLFPNDPFGLAMIAGLAIKELPFLLLVSLAALPQTDPRRHADVARTLGYGRMAAWIYGVWPRLYARIRLPIFAVIAYASSVVDVALILGPTNPPTLAVQLMRWMSDPDLDMRFLASAGAMLQLMVTLSALLLWWLGERLVARLFNCAHRTGRRWQRDGSLRLTVAAINIIAASVMIFGLAGLVLWSFAGFWRFPDALPVEVGLDTWRKQIPMLVTPLLHSILIGGVATLIALFVTIACLETETRDGASLRGGRNRSWLGLIYLPLIVPQVAFLFGLQLLFLVTSVHHSSGAVILGHLIFVMPYVLLSLGDPWRNLDPRYAQLAASLGRSQWTAFWRLRLPLLMRPILTAAAVGFAVSIGQYLPTLIIGGGRWETITTEAIALSAGGNRRLIGVYALMQMLLPFLGFLVATLVPAMLYRQRRDMQATGR